In Mus musculus strain C57BL/6J chromosome 1, GRCm38.p6 C57BL/6J, a single genomic region encodes these proteins:
- the G0s2 gene encoding G0/G1 switch protein 2, which yields MESVQELIPLAKEMMAQKPRGKLVKLYVLGSVLALFGVVLGLVETVCSPFTAASRLRDQEAAVVELREACEQQSLHKQALLAGGKAQEATLCSRALSLRQHAS from the coding sequence ATGGAAAGTGTGCAGGAGCTGATCCCTCTGGCCAAGGAGATGATGGCGCAGAAGCCCCGAGGGAAGCTAGTGAAGCTATACGTGCTGGGCAGTGTGCTGGCGCTCTTCGGTGTGGTGCTCGGCCTAGTTGAGACGGTGTGCAGCCCTTTCACAGCCGCCAGCCGTCTGCGCGACCAAGAGGCTGCAGTGGTGGAGCTGCGGGAAGCGTGTGAACAGCAGTCCCTCCACAAGCAGGCCCTGCTGGCAGGAGGCAAGGCACAGGAGGCGACCCTGTGCAGCCGGGCCCTGTCCCTCCGGCAGCACGCCTCTTAA